The genomic segment GCTCGCCCGGCGCCGGAAGCGCCCCCTCGATCCTGCGGCGCAGCACCTTGCCCGCGCCCGCTCTGGTCGAGGAAGCCCGCCGATGAGGGACTACTTCGACGTCCACCGCGGCGACTGGGACGGCATCTACTCGGCGCCGGCCGGGAGCCTCCAGTGGCGCATCAACCGCCGCTTTCGGCGTGCGGTGTGGAAGCGGATGCTGGTGGCGCTCGACGCCTGCACGCCAATCGAGGGCCGATCGGTGCTCGACATCGGTTGCGGCACCGGCGAGCTGGGCCTGCGGCTGGCGGCGGCCGGAGCCGCGCGCGTGGTCGGGATCGATCGCGCCGGGGAGATGGTGCGCACCGCCACCGAGCACGCGCGGCGGCGCGGGCTCTCGGCGGTGTGCCAGTTCGTGGAGGGCGAGTTCCTGACCCACGACTTCGGCGGGGAGACCTTCAACTATTCGGCGGCGCTCGGCGTGCTCGACTACGTCGAGGACTCGGACGCGTTCCTCGACCGGATGTGGGCGCTGACCCGCGACCGCCTGATCGTGAGCCTGCCGCACTCGGTGCCGCCGCGAAGCTGGCTGCGCCGCGCCTGGCACGGCATGCATGCGTCGCGGCTGTTCTACTACCAGCGCCGCGAGGTCGACGCGAAGATCGCCCGGCTCTCGCCGGCCCGCTCAGAGGTCCAGACGCTGCCGGGATCCGACCGTACCTACGTGATGATCTGCGACCGCCGGCCGCCCGCGGGCGCAAAGTGAGCACCCGCGGACCCTCCGGCACCGGGGCTCCCGAGGCCGGCGCCGCGCCATCCCCGCCGGTGGCCGGACCCCCGAGCGAGCCGATCGAGACCGACGTTCTGATCCTGGGCGGCGGCGTGTCGGGCATGGCCTGCGCCGCGGCCCTCGGCGATCACGCGATCGTGCTCGAGCGCGAGGATCGGCCGGGCGGCCTGGTGCGCGGGATCTCGCTCGACGGCTGGTGGTTCGATCACGTGCTTCACCTGCTCTATTTCCCGAACGACGCGACCGAGCAGCGCGTGAAGGCGCTGCCCGGTCTCCAGCTCGAACCGTGCCCGCCGGTGGCGTGGGTGGAGTCGCGATCGGGCCGGGCGCGATTCCCGATCCAGAACAACCTTCGCGACCTGCCCACCGAGACCATCGTCTCGTGCATCGCCGATCTCGCCGCCGCCGCGGCGCAGGCCGGCCATCGCGAGCCCGCCAACTATCGCGAGCTGCTGCTCGACGCATTTGGCCCCTCGCTGTGCGAGGAGTTCTTCTTCCCCTACAACGAGAAGATGTGGCGCCGGCCGCTGACCCGGCTCGCCACGCGCGGTTTCCACTGGAACATCTCGCGACCCGATTTCCGGCAGGTGCTGGAGGGCGCGCTGCCGGCCAGCGAGCGGACCGCCGCCTACAATTCGCGCGGCTGGTATCCGCGGCCGCGCCCGGGAGGGCGGCGCGGCATGGAAGGCCTGAGCGACGCGCTCGCCGGTCAGGTGCGAGCGCTCAGACTCGAGCACGAGGTGACCGGCATCCATCTCGGGCAGCGCCGGGTCACCGCGCGCCATCGCGGCCGGACGTTCGAGTTCCGCTATCGGCGGCGTCTGGTCAACACGCTGCCGCTGCCGGTCGCACTCGGGCTGATCGAGGATCTGCCGGCTGCGTTGCGCGACGCCGCGCGCGGCCTGCACGTCAATCGCGTGCTGTCGGCGTGCTTCGCGATCCGCGGCCCACGGCCACGCGACACCGGCCACTGGCGCTACTACTCCGATCTCGAACTCTGCTTCACGCGCCTCATCTTCATGCACGCGTTCGATCCTGACACCGCACCCGAAGCCGGTTGGGGACTGATGGCCGAGATTCCCGAGCACGGAGAGGATCCGCTGCGCCCGCCGGCCGAGGTGATGGACACGGTGCGCCGCGATCTCGCCCGGGCGGGCTTCCCGGCGGCGGGCTCGGAGATCGTGGGAGAGAAGCTGCTGGTCAATCCCTACGGCTACGTGGTGTTCGAGACCGGGGTGCTCGAGCGGGCGAGTCAGGCGCTGGCCTTCCTGCGCGAGCGCGACGTCGAGCCGCTCGGGCGCTACGGGCGCTGGGAGTATTCGTCGATGGGCCAGGTGATGCGCGACGGCTTCGCGGTCGGCGACGCCTTGCACGCGGAACTGGCCGGCGGAGGTCCGCGGCGGGCATGATCGTCCTCGCCGGATTCCTGGGTGGCGCCCTCGGCACCTGGCTGGCGCGAACGTTCGCGATGGCATTCGGGATCGTCTCCAGGCCGAATCCGATCGTGCCGCAGCACAGGAAGCCGGTCGCCTATCTGGGCGGCGTGGGGATCGCGGTGGGTCTGCTGGCGGCCCTGCTGTTCGAGGGCACTCTCGTCGATCGCTCGCGGCTGTCGCTGGCGATCCCCGCCGCCGGCTTCCTGGCGCTCGGCGTGGTGGACGACCTGCGGCCCCTGAAGGCGCTCCCCAAGCTGGTGATCCAGACGCTGCTGGCGGTCCTGGCAGCAGGGCTGGGCGCCGGCGCGCGCCTGACCGGCATTGCCATCGTGGACGCGGCGCTCTCGATCGCCTGGATCGTCCTGCTGGTCAACGCGGTCAACGTCACCGACGTGTGCGACGGTCTGGTGGCCGGGCTCGCCGCCATCGGGCTCGCGATGGTGGGGGCGGTGGCGCCCGGGTTTCGAGGGCCGGCCTGGGGCCTGGCCGGCGCCTGCGTCGGATTCCTGATCTTCAATCGCCCACCGGCGTCGATCTTCATGGGCGACGCGGGCTCGCTGCTGCTCGGCTACGCGATCGCCGTCGCCACGCTGCGGTTGTTCGATCACATCCCGGCCGTGCCGGCGTTTGCGATGGCGCTGGCCGCCGCGGCGCCGTTCCTGTTCGAGACCGGGCTGCTCATTTCGTCGCGCGTCAAGAAGAACCTGCCGTGGTGGAAGGGGAGTCCCGATCATTTCTCGCTGCGCATGCAGGCGGCGGGGCTCTCCAAGTGGAGGACCGATCTCACCAGCTGGCTGCTGCTCGGCGCGGTTTGCGCGGCCGCGTCGCTCCTGCCGGCGGCCGCGCCGTGGGCCCCCTGGGCCCTGATCGTGGCGCTGGGCGCCGTGGGCTGGCGATGCGCGCGCTGGCTGATCCGCCACGAGGTGGTGAGATGACACGAGGCGCGCCGAACCGCTAACCTCGCTGGCTCTCCATCACCGGAGCGGACCGAATGAGCGCGCGCTATCCTTTCGCGGAAGTCGAACCCCGCTGGCAGAAATTCTGGGTGGAACGGAAGACGTTCCGCGCCCAGGATTTCTCGCCGAAGCCGAAGTTCTATTGCCTCGACTTCTTTCCGTATCCTTCAGGCTCCGGGCTCCACGTCGGCCACCTCGAAGGCTACACCGCGACCGACGTGCTGAGCCGGTACAAGCGGATGCGCGGTTTCAACGTGCTGCATTGCACCGGCTGGGACGCCTTCGGACTGCCGGCCGAGCAGTACGCGGTCAAGACCGGCATCCATCCGGCGATCACCACCCGCGAGAATATCGACAACTTCCGGCGCCAGATGCGGCGCGCGGGCCTCTCGCACGACTGGGACCGGGAAGTGGACACCACCGACCCCGGCTACTACCGCTGGACTCAGTGGATCTTCCTCAAGCTGTTCGAGCGCGGGCTCGCCTACGTTGCCGAGGTGCCGGTCAACTGGTGCCCGGAGCTGGGCACGGTGCTCGCGAACGAAGAAGTGATCGACGGCCGGAGCGAGGTCGGCGGGTTCGAAGTGGTGCGCCGGCCGATGCGGCAATGGGTGCTCAAGATCACCGCCTACGCCGATCGCCTGCTCGACGACCTCGCACTCGTGGACTGGCCGGCCAGCACTCTGGAGATGCAGCGGAACTGGATCGGCCGCTCGATCGGCGCCGAGGTGGACTTCGCGCTCGACCGGGTGCGCGGCAACCTGCGCATCTTCACCACGCGGCCCGACACGCTGTTCGGGGCCACCTACATGGTGCTGGCGCCGGAGCACCCGCTGGTGGATGCGATCACCACCGCCGATCGCCAGGAGGCGGTCCGCGCCTATCGTGAGGCCGCGGCCAGGAAGAGCGATCTCGTCCGCCAGGAGGCCCGCGAGAAGACCGGCGTCTTCACCGGCGGTCATGCCGTCAATCCGGTGAACGGCGAGAAGCTCCCGATCTGGATCGCCGACTACGTGCTGATGGGCTATGGGACCGGCGCGATCATGGCGGTGCCGGGTCACGACGAGCGCGACTGGGAGTTCGCGCGCAGGTTCGGGCTGCCGATCCTCGAAGTGGTGAAGGGGGGCAACCTCGATCAGGGCGCCTACGTCGATCTCGAGAACGGCATCGCGGTGAACTCCACAACGCCCGACGGCTCGTTCTCGATCGACGGACTGAAGGCGAGCGCCGCGATCGATTCGATCATCCGCTGGCTCGAAGCCAGGGGAAAGGGGCAGCGGACGGTTCACTACAAGCTGCGCGACTGGCTGTTCTCCCGGCAGCGTTACTGGGGCGAGCCGATTCCCATTCTCTGGGTGGACGGCAAGCCCGAGGCATTGCCCGAGCAGCAGCTGCCCTTGCGGCTGCCCGAGACCGAGAACTTCAGACCCGCGGGCACCGGCGAGAGCCCGCTCGCGAGCGTCAAGGACTGGATCGAGACGCGCGACGCCTCGGGCCGCCCGGCGCGGCGCGAGACCAATACCATGCCGCAGTGGGCCGGCTCGTGCTGGTACTACCTGCGCTTTCTCGACCCGCACGACTCCGAGCGGCTGGTGGACCCGGCGCTCGAGAAGTACTGGATGCCGGTGGATCTCTACGTGGGCGGGGCCGAGCACGCCGTACTCC from the Candidatus Sulfotelmatobacter sp. genome contains:
- the leuS gene encoding leucine--tRNA ligase; its protein translation is MSARYPFAEVEPRWQKFWVERKTFRAQDFSPKPKFYCLDFFPYPSGSGLHVGHLEGYTATDVLSRYKRMRGFNVLHCTGWDAFGLPAEQYAVKTGIHPAITTRENIDNFRRQMRRAGLSHDWDREVDTTDPGYYRWTQWIFLKLFERGLAYVAEVPVNWCPELGTVLANEEVIDGRSEVGGFEVVRRPMRQWVLKITAYADRLLDDLALVDWPASTLEMQRNWIGRSIGAEVDFALDRVRGNLRIFTTRPDTLFGATYMVLAPEHPLVDAITTADRQEAVRAYREAAARKSDLVRQEAREKTGVFTGGHAVNPVNGEKLPIWIADYVLMGYGTGAIMAVPGHDERDWEFARRFGLPILEVVKGGNLDQGAYVDLENGIAVNSTTPDGSFSIDGLKASAAIDSIIRWLEARGKGQRTVHYKLRDWLFSRQRYWGEPIPILWVDGKPEALPEQQLPLRLPETENFRPAGTGESPLASVKDWIETRDASGRPARRETNTMPQWAGSCWYYLRFLDPHDSERLVDPALEKYWMPVDLYVGGAEHAVLHLLYARFWHKVLFDIGAVSTPEPFMKLLHQGTILGEDNQKMSKSAGNVVSPDEMFDRYGADALRLYEMFLGPLEASKPWSTQGVEGITRFLDRVWRLFLHEDGRLAVTAGEPPLEARRVLHQTIRKVTEDLEALKFNTAIAQMMVFVNEAHRLGERPRALLEPFVLLLSPFAPHLGEELWHRLGHADTLAYVEWPSYDPALCIEDTVTVAVQINGKLRATLEVPRGTDQAAAQAAALADERVKRYVNGSELRKVIYVPDKLLNLVVTSR
- a CDS encoding class I SAM-dependent methyltransferase produces the protein MRDYFDVHRGDWDGIYSAPAGSLQWRINRRFRRAVWKRMLVALDACTPIEGRSVLDIGCGTGELGLRLAAAGAARVVGIDRAGEMVRTATEHARRRGLSAVCQFVEGEFLTHDFGGETFNYSAALGVLDYVEDSDAFLDRMWALTRDRLIVSLPHSVPPRSWLRRAWHGMHASRLFYYQRREVDAKIARLSPARSEVQTLPGSDRTYVMICDRRPPAGAK
- a CDS encoding MraY family glycosyltransferase, whose product is MIVLAGFLGGALGTWLARTFAMAFGIVSRPNPIVPQHRKPVAYLGGVGIAVGLLAALLFEGTLVDRSRLSLAIPAAGFLALGVVDDLRPLKALPKLVIQTLLAVLAAGLGAGARLTGIAIVDAALSIAWIVLLVNAVNVTDVCDGLVAGLAAIGLAMVGAVAPGFRGPAWGLAGACVGFLIFNRPPASIFMGDAGSLLLGYAIAVATLRLFDHIPAVPAFAMALAAAAPFLFETGLLISSRVKKNLPWWKGSPDHFSLRMQAAGLSKWRTDLTSWLLLGAVCAAASLLPAAAPWAPWALIVALGAVGWRCARWLIRHEVVR
- a CDS encoding FAD-dependent oxidoreductase: MSTRGPSGTGAPEAGAAPSPPVAGPPSEPIETDVLILGGGVSGMACAAALGDHAIVLEREDRPGGLVRGISLDGWWFDHVLHLLYFPNDATEQRVKALPGLQLEPCPPVAWVESRSGRARFPIQNNLRDLPTETIVSCIADLAAAAAQAGHREPANYRELLLDAFGPSLCEEFFFPYNEKMWRRPLTRLATRGFHWNISRPDFRQVLEGALPASERTAAYNSRGWYPRPRPGGRRGMEGLSDALAGQVRALRLEHEVTGIHLGQRRVTARHRGRTFEFRYRRRLVNTLPLPVALGLIEDLPAALRDAARGLHVNRVLSACFAIRGPRPRDTGHWRYYSDLELCFTRLIFMHAFDPDTAPEAGWGLMAEIPEHGEDPLRPPAEVMDTVRRDLARAGFPAAGSEIVGEKLLVNPYGYVVFETGVLERASQALAFLRERDVEPLGRYGRWEYSSMGQVMRDGFAVGDALHAELAGGGPRRA